In a single window of the Natronosalvus caseinilyticus genome:
- a CDS encoding DUF4352 domain-containing protein, translating into MIRRVFLGVLGSLVATAGTSASAAAQEDTSAVVGELIEGDPLHLLVEGARLTDSLDEFTEAEAGSEFLVVRIAYKNTSDEFHTVSGLLSTRIRDDESYTYDQSFYGTAEALNDGQIAPGEVERGDLVYEVPEDASGFVLEFDFDIGLFGDLERAVIDLETTSDEPATLEQELAIDVHGVGDTVEHEGTAVTVNETTTETQLDEFTEAAADHEYVIVDLTVANATGEEQLVSTLLQMQLKDGEGLSYDEDLGATSSLERAFEEGAPIADGDERRGQLAYEAEAEREPLYWVFEFSLFAEGDKTFWQLR; encoded by the coding sequence ATGATCCGTAGAGTCTTCCTCGGCGTCCTCGGCTCGCTCGTCGCCACTGCGGGCACGAGCGCCTCAGCAGCCGCACAGGAGGACACGAGCGCGGTCGTCGGCGAGTTGATCGAAGGAGACCCGTTACACCTCCTCGTCGAAGGAGCGCGGCTGACGGACTCGCTCGACGAGTTCACGGAGGCCGAGGCAGGGTCCGAGTTCCTCGTCGTCCGGATCGCCTACAAGAACACCAGCGACGAGTTCCATACGGTGAGCGGCCTGCTGAGCACACGCATTCGCGACGATGAGTCCTACACCTACGACCAGAGTTTCTACGGGACGGCCGAGGCCCTCAATGACGGCCAGATCGCGCCGGGCGAGGTCGAACGCGGGGATCTCGTCTACGAGGTGCCCGAGGATGCGTCGGGATTCGTCCTCGAGTTCGACTTCGATATCGGTCTGTTCGGCGATCTCGAGCGGGCGGTGATCGATCTCGAAACCACGAGTGACGAGCCGGCGACGCTCGAGCAGGAGCTCGCGATCGACGTCCACGGGGTCGGTGACACCGTCGAGCACGAGGGGACGGCCGTCACCGTCAACGAGACAACCACGGAGACACAGCTTGACGAGTTCACGGAGGCCGCAGCCGACCACGAGTACGTCATCGTCGACCTCACGGTCGCAAACGCCACAGGCGAGGAACAGCTCGTCTCGACGCTGTTGCAGATGCAACTCAAGGATGGCGAGGGACTGAGTTACGACGAGGATCTGGGCGCGACGTCGTCCCTTGAGCGCGCCTTCGAGGAGGGGGCGCCGATCGCGGATGGAGACGAGCGCCGAGGCCAGCTCGCTTACGAGGCCGAGGCGGAGCGCGAGCCACTGTACTGGGTGTTCGAGTTCTCGCTGTTCGCCGAGGGGGACAAGACGTTCTGGCAACTCCGTTAA
- a CDS encoding SWIM zinc finger family protein: MSTYATDRKNSTAGDRLDRRDVRALTECMTVMEHAPEVAGADGLFVVVTQSGKTYTVDVLDEPRCTCPDAQYNLPTADGRRTCKHAARVTYETGMRPIPAWVNRDALESQLLEATHVDGEPIFAAGHVAGDGDDVEAGSDGRGTPRRAIADGGRERPADCCCVGELPCFMCWRAGFRTPADESTREADE, translated from the coding sequence ATGTCAACCTACGCAACCGACCGCAAAAACAGTACCGCCGGCGACCGACTTGACCGCCGCGACGTGCGTGCGCTCACCGAATGCATGACGGTGATGGAACACGCCCCCGAGGTGGCGGGCGCTGACGGGCTGTTCGTCGTCGTCACCCAGAGCGGCAAGACGTACACGGTCGATGTGCTCGACGAGCCCCGCTGTACGTGCCCGGACGCCCAGTACAATCTTCCGACCGCCGATGGTCGGCGGACGTGCAAGCACGCCGCCCGCGTCACCTACGAGACGGGAATGCGGCCAATCCCGGCGTGGGTGAACCGCGACGCGCTCGAGAGCCAGTTGCTTGAGGCCACCCACGTCGACGGCGAGCCCATCTTCGCCGCTGGTCACGTGGCTGGCGACGGTGACGATGTCGAGGCCGGCAGTGACGGGCGTGGCACCCCACGGCGTGCGATCGCCGACGGCGGCCGTGAGCGCCCGGCCGACTGCTGTTGTGTCGGCGAGCTTCCGTGCTTCATGTGCTGGCGGGCTGGCTTCCGAACGCCGGCGGACGAGAGCACGAGGGAAGCCGATGAGTAG
- a CDS encoding M48 family metallopeptidase, producing MRTFHIGQTVIPYEIDWVADRETLDLSLDHSLELTVRAPMTMTIDEVEDVLESRREWLLEKLYHLKEQSEPPYPREYLSGEKLPYRGRQYRLDVIEADVPEPQLSFDGNEFTLRTHRFDAPSDHVSIRRKRQAIVDWYLQRADADLPERSERYEAKLGLSSVPIEVGELEGSWGEYLDGTIRLNWRLILAPVRIQDYVIVHELAHNVHDDHSDAFWNTVGTLTPDYKDRREWLRVNGNSLVV from the coding sequence ATGAGAACGTTTCATATCGGCCAGACCGTCATCCCCTACGAGATCGACTGGGTCGCGGATCGCGAAACGCTTGACCTCTCGCTTGACCACTCCCTCGAGCTAACCGTTCGGGCGCCGATGACGATGACCATCGACGAGGTCGAGGACGTCCTCGAGAGCCGCCGTGAGTGGCTCCTCGAGAAGCTCTATCACCTCAAAGAGCAGTCGGAGCCACCTTACCCCCGTGAGTATCTGAGCGGCGAGAAACTCCCCTACCGAGGCCGCCAGTACCGCCTCGACGTAATCGAAGCCGACGTCCCCGAGCCACAGCTCTCGTTCGATGGCAACGAGTTCACCCTCCGCACTCATCGGTTCGACGCGCCGAGCGATCACGTCAGCATCCGCCGCAAGCGTCAAGCCATCGTCGACTGGTACCTCCAACGAGCCGATGCCGATCTCCCCGAGCGGAGTGAGCGCTACGAGGCGAAGCTCGGCCTCTCATCGGTCCCGATCGAGGTCGGCGAGCTCGAGGGGAGCTGGGGCGAGTACCTCGACGGCACGATCCGGTTGAACTGGCGACTGATTCTCGCGCCTGTTCGCATCCAAGATTATGTGATCGTTCACGAGCTGGCGCACAATGTCCACGACGACCACTCAGACGCGTTTTGGAATACCGTTGGGACGTTGACCCCCGACTATAAGGACCGGCGGGAGTGGCTTCGTGTGAACGGCAATTCGCTCGTGGTTTGA